Proteins co-encoded in one Sporosarcina sp. FSL K6-1522 genomic window:
- a CDS encoding TIGR00282 family metallophosphoesterase: MKVLFIGDIVGSPGRDMVFDYLPRLKRKYSPDVVIANGENAASGRGITKAIFDDLLRAGVDVVTMGNHTWDHKEIYDFIDETDYLIRPANFSDEAPGKGMTTISRNGVTLSVINLHGRTFLPPHGDPFEKADALIAEAQAVSPLIFVDFHAEATSEKIAMGWHLDGKASVVVGTHTHVQTADDRILPGGTAYLTDAGMTGPYDEILGMKKEDVLYRFRTNLPVRFEVPKKGRAQLNGLFVELDDQTGKARTMERISINEDRPFKG; the protein is encoded by the coding sequence ATGAAAGTATTATTTATCGGCGATATTGTAGGTTCACCAGGACGGGATATGGTTTTTGACTATTTACCACGTTTAAAGCGGAAATATAGCCCGGATGTGGTCATTGCGAACGGAGAAAATGCTGCTTCAGGTAGAGGGATTACAAAAGCGATTTTCGATGATTTGCTACGAGCGGGTGTCGATGTGGTTACAATGGGCAACCACACATGGGATCATAAAGAAATATATGATTTCATCGATGAGACGGATTATCTCATTCGTCCAGCAAACTTTTCAGATGAAGCACCTGGTAAAGGGATGACAACGATATCACGTAACGGCGTGACATTATCAGTCATTAATTTGCATGGTCGTACATTTTTACCACCGCACGGAGATCCTTTTGAAAAGGCGGATGCGTTGATTGCGGAAGCGCAGGCTGTTTCTCCGCTAATTTTTGTCGATTTTCATGCGGAAGCGACGAGCGAAAAAATTGCGATGGGGTGGCATCTAGATGGCAAGGCTTCAGTCGTCGTAGGAACGCACACGCACGTCCAGACGGCAGATGATCGCATTTTACCTGGCGGTACTGCGTACTTAACAGATGCAGGGATGACAGGCCCATACGACGAGATTTTGGGTATGAAAAAAGAAGATGTGTTGTACCGTTTCCGTACGAATTTACCTGTGCGTTTTGAAGTGCCTAAAAAGGGGCGTGCGCAGTTGAATGGCTTGTTTGTGGAGTTGGATGATCAAACTGGAAAAGCACGAACTATGGAGCGTATTTCAATTAACGAAGACCGCCCGTTCAAAGGGTGA
- the rny gene encoding ribonuclease Y, with amino-acid sequence MLGYIIISVLLGLIVGAGVSYFVLKNVNDSKVTGAKHSAAQIVEDAKREAEALKKEALLEAKDETHKLRIEAETEIRERRTELQKQENRLLQREENHDRKDEALNKREAGLERKEEALTGRQQHIEQMERKAEELVTAQQTELERVSSLTREEARALILDEVEKELSTDIAVRMKESEQRAKEESEKKAREILSLAVQRFAADHVTETTVSVVNLPNDEMKGRIIGREGRNIRTLETLTGIDLIIDDTPEAVILSGFDPVRRETARLALEKLVQDGRIHPARIEEMVDKSRREVDELIRETGEQTTFDIGVHNLHPDLIKILGRLRFRTSYGQNVLKHSTEVAYLAGLLAAELGEDVTLAKRAGLLHDIGKAIDHEVEGSHVEIGVELATKYKEHPVVINSIASHHGDTEATSVIAVLVAAADALSAARPGARSETLENYIRRLQKLEEISESYDGVEKSFAIQAGREVRIIVRPDQIDDITAHRLARDIRKRIEEELDYPGHIKVTVIRETRAVEYAK; translated from the coding sequence ATGTTAGGATATATTATCATCTCCGTTTTGCTTGGTCTGATCGTCGGTGCTGGTGTTAGCTATTTTGTTCTTAAGAACGTGAATGATTCAAAAGTGACGGGTGCCAAACATTCCGCAGCACAAATCGTAGAAGATGCGAAGCGTGAAGCAGAGGCGCTAAAGAAAGAGGCGCTTTTAGAAGCGAAGGATGAAACTCACAAACTGAGAATTGAAGCGGAAACAGAGATCCGGGAAAGAAGAACGGAACTGCAAAAGCAGGAAAACCGTCTTTTACAACGGGAGGAAAATCATGACCGCAAGGATGAAGCTCTAAACAAAAGAGAAGCAGGTCTGGAGCGCAAAGAAGAGGCGCTAACCGGAAGACAACAGCATATTGAACAGATGGAACGCAAGGCGGAAGAACTTGTTACCGCTCAACAGACGGAACTAGAAAGAGTGTCTTCCCTTACACGAGAAGAGGCAAGAGCCCTTATTTTGGATGAGGTGGAGAAAGAACTTTCTACAGATATTGCCGTCCGGATGAAAGAATCGGAACAACGTGCCAAAGAAGAGTCAGAAAAGAAAGCGCGTGAAATTCTGTCGCTAGCCGTACAGCGTTTCGCAGCAGATCATGTAACAGAAACGACTGTGTCGGTTGTCAACTTGCCGAACGATGAAATGAAGGGGCGCATTATCGGCCGTGAAGGGCGCAACATTCGAACACTCGAAACGTTGACAGGCATCGATTTGATTATCGATGACACGCCGGAAGCAGTCATCTTATCAGGCTTTGACCCTGTAAGAAGAGAGACAGCGCGTCTAGCACTTGAGAAACTTGTACAGGATGGACGAATTCACCCTGCACGTATCGAAGAAATGGTTGATAAGTCACGAAGAGAAGTGGACGAGCTGATCCGAGAAACAGGGGAACAGACGACGTTCGATATCGGCGTTCATAATTTACACCCAGATCTTATTAAAATCCTTGGAAGACTGCGTTTCCGTACAAGCTATGGACAAAATGTCTTGAAGCACTCAACAGAAGTAGCTTATTTAGCAGGCCTGTTAGCTGCTGAACTAGGGGAAGATGTAACACTCGCCAAACGTGCGGGACTTCTTCATGATATTGGGAAAGCGATTGACCATGAAGTGGAAGGAAGTCACGTTGAAATTGGTGTAGAACTCGCAACGAAGTACAAAGAACATCCAGTTGTCATCAATAGTATTGCATCCCATCATGGGGATACGGAAGCAACATCCGTTATTGCGGTACTGGTTGCGGCAGCGGATGCTTTATCAGCAGCAAGACCGGGTGCACGTAGTGAAACGCTTGAGAACTATATTCGCAGGCTACAAAAGCTTGAAGAAATTTCGGAATCATATGATGGTGTAGAAAAATCATTTGCAATTCAAGCGGGACGCGAAGTCCGCATTATCGTTCGACCTGATCAGATTGATGATATTACAGCACATCGTCTGGCGAGGGATATTCGGAAACGAATTGAGGAAGAACTGGATTATCCAGGACATATTAAAGTAACAGTCATCCGCGAAACAAGAGCGGTTGAATACGCAAAATAA